CACTACGTCAACTAAAGCAACTGCATCTGGAGCACTTACCAGGGAAATCGAATAAATAATGACGTAGTACGAGGGGATTTTTTTCTCACTATTGCCATCCTGTGTTCAGTTCCCATTTCATAGTAGGAGACAGACTCAAAGTCAATAGATTCCTGTCCTCTATAGAAATAGGCTTGGTCAAGTGCTTAAAAAAGAGGTGACCCGAATGATTTCAATGAATTGCTATTTGGTCAGATTGGAACAATTGGATTCGAAAGGAAAGAAAGACTGTGAACGAAGAGGGCCGCCCATGATCGATTAGATTCAGTAAATAAAGTAGAGGTCCCGCCCGTGTCACCACCAGTCCACCGAACCAGCTGTAGATCGCTAACTCTCTTGTCGACGCCCGGAACTTATGTACGAGTTAAGAATGAATTGTTCCCGAGTAGAGAGGGCAGGATAAGGATTCAGTAAGAAGGAGAGTCTACTTATGGAAATGCCATCCTCTCTTTCCTCAGTAACGGAGTGACTAGCTACCCCGACTTTTTATTCCAGTTCCATTCTTACTGGTGCAGGAGTCCAAAGTGCATCTTCCAACTCCCTAACTGTGTCTTCCATGAAGTTCGGGAGACCCCTCACGTGCCGCTGCCCGTGAGACTCGCCTTTGTACACTTTGCGCACCGCTTCGACTAGACCCCGCTACTACCTCATATCCAAATACCTGCGATCTAGCTCATTCTTTTTTAAGCCCTGCAAGCCTAATAGAACCTTGTTTCCTGGGCCAAGTCAGCCTATAAGTAAGTAGGGCTGAAGACAATTTGTTTGTTAGTTTTTCAATCTTCTTCCTTCTATGCTTAGAGTAAGTGGAAATGACCTCCTTGATCAGCAAATAAGCGAGCAGTAGTTTAGTCTCCGACAAGTGAGGCCGAATAGCCCCAGGTGTCCTTTTCCTTCTAAACTAGCTGCTCTCGCTTGACTCTTCTAGTGAGCAAGCAAATTGGTCGGGGAACAGGGTCGGGTCAAAGTAAGGAATGGGAATAGCACTCACTCGTTGAAGGTAAGCCAGAAACAGGGGTTGTCCTCTCCCTTACTTAAGTCCTAGTCCATCTTTTCGTGCCCCAAAggggaagtcaagcaataatgaGGGAACTTGACCCACACCTGATGAAAGAGTTTGGTAGCTCGAAGGAAGCATAAGCAAAACCTGCTTTCTTTCTGTCCCAACCTCCAAGGGTTCCTCCCTGTATGACATAGTCCATTGGATTGGGGTAATGGTACGCACCTATGTTTGGTGTCCCCTCTCTCACTTCCTCGTCAGATCCTGGTCCCAAAGGGCAATACATTGAGTCGGAAAGACGGGGGGCTTTCGTAAATTCCATTCTGTAGCCGAACTAGCCCCTGGATCAGCTCTCATAGTGGGAGAATCAGAGTCAAGTTAGGCGCAAAAGAGGGGGTTGACATCATTCGTCGTGATTGGATCAATCAGACTCCCCCACAGGAAATGCCAAGGGGCGCCCTTCCTCATTATCATCTACCGCCCATTTCTTCATCATCTGCTGCTGCCTTAAGTGCGTAAAGTAGGCTCAACTTCTTAGGTTTCTAAATATCTTGTAGTAGCCGAAGGTAGTCCAGTCCGCTTGTTAGATTGAATTGAATCTTATATAACCTACGTAGCTAAAGAGAAAATCATAATAGTCTAAGTGGACCTCTCAAAGGTATAAATAAGTAGACATTAGTCTTACTGGTTcggtctttttctttttttgttatgATGCCCACATTTCATACTTCTCAATTCTTATTTATTCAAGGGTTCGTATGTACTGAGTGACTCTAGGTCTATTCAGATGCAGTTTCAAGGGAGCTTTATTCAGCCTTTGTATGACCGTCTTCCCTTCCTGTCTATCTCCTTCGGTCAGTTAGTTCTGCTTCCGATGCCGGAGGAGCAGGGTGGGATAGAAGGGTGGTTTCTGAGTTCGAGATGTCTGAGCTTAGAGGTTCCACTTCTCTAATGTGATAATAAAGCAACGAGCAACACCGCTCCTGTGCGAtcatcccttgcttgttcttgagCGCTAGTCATTCATCCCTAGCTGGGTTCTTGGGATATCTTGATTCTCTTTATGATGATGTAAGGGTCGGCAACAATGAATAAGGAATCGATCGGAAGTTCGTGCCAATCGATCTTCTGTAGGAGTAGGAGGTAGCGCGAATTCCCTCTTTCTTCATTTAGAAGAGTGCTGGACCTCCACAACGTCAAACCATAGAACACAGCTCCTTTCGGTCGAACCCTAGGAAAGACGACTTTACCTTTTTCGTAGATAGTCTGAGTTCGAGCTACTGTAGTCTCCCCCGTTGACCTTCTTTTTTAGATAGAATCCTCAATGAGTGGAAAGGACTCCCAAACTTGCTCCACAGTACTATACCATACAGAGCCGCGCCCTTGTGATATGATAAGAAGAAAAGGGGCCAGGCCGCCCTCTTTTCTTTTCCGCACCAAGCCTTCTTGTAAAATCGAGTgtatagctcagttggtagagcaatGGGCTTTTAACCTAATGGTCGTAGGTTCAAGTGTTGCTATAGCCAAAACAAAAAAAAACCACTCTTGTATTCGTAAGGATGCATAGTAGCCTTCAAAGAGCACTCTTTGGCCTTGAGAAAAGCCCCTTTCTCATCAACATCTCTACTTCACTCGTTGTTTGAGGTAAGTATAAAGGAGATCAGATCTGTCCCGGGAATCGAAGGATACAGAAATATGGAATCGAGCACAGATTAtaggaaacaagcaaacataacaggTTGGATCCCATCTTTAACTACACAGACCAGCAACCTACTATTGATTGATGATCTTACCTTCCTGAGAGTCGAGGAACAGCAGATGATATAGCCGAAAGGGGGGACCCGGGGTAATAGGTTTCCTTTTCCGGTTTAGGCTGGAGAGAAATCAGGAACTGAACTGAGCACTCCACAAGTATGGATTGGATTGTTTCATTCTGATACCAACTTTCATGCTGGAAGATAAGGTTGCCATACtgggaaagggggaaaggaaaTAGGATCCCCTCTCTTCTCTACAGGAATGAACTTCTCCTCGCCGACCACTGGCACTATACTTAGGTTAGGCGCAATAGGTGACTTAGGTTGGGTTGTCTGGATCAATCCTACAATGAATAGCTCTCTTTCCTTTTAATGGGACACTCACTAGATTCTGCTAAATAAGGATAACTGCAAAGATAAGCCGGGTCATCCGAAAATCCAGGAAATATTTCCTTGATTTTCTGCATGGCATATTTCCTATCATTTCACAACCTACTTTTTTTCTTAGTTAGATACTATAGCACCTTCCCTTCATGGGGAGATGTTTATATACCATCTAAATTCATTCATTCATTACTTACTTACTTGCTCTTCTTTCCCAGTGATCGGAATAGGGATTTCCATGGATTGTAGGCCCTCGATAATAATGATGGTATCAATGAAAGATGAAATAACATGATACTATTTAAAGCAATGGTTGATAGAGCGAGGTCTAACCTTGATTGGGTAGACCGAGAAGCAAACCACTAAGCAACTGGACTGCAGCCCTGAGAAAACAAGCAGTTCGGAAAAGCAAGTCAGGAATACGATGGCGATGCAGCAACGATACGCATTCCCGCAAGGGGTAGTGAAAATCCATTAGGGGGAAGAGATAGGTTTCTTATTCTAAGCCAAATTACTATACCATAAGGAGATTACCATTATGAGATGACACTTGAGAGGGCACTTTAAAGTGATTGAACCCACTTTCCATGTTAGTTTAAGCAACAATATCGCTAGGGACCAAAGTAGTGAAAACGACAGCTCCATTTTCCAAAACTTTCTGTCTCATAAGACTGTGAAACCACACAATTTGACATTCCCCTTGGGAAATAGGGAAAAACAGGCCCCGGATTTTGATAACTTATGTCTCGCCTAGTGGAAAAGTACACAATTGACTAAGAAGATTGGAAGGTGGTATGAAAATACTCATCGGGTCTTTCGTTCCAGCAGTCATGATATAGCTTCTAGCTTTGACCGCTCTTAAGGTGCCCGCACTCTTGGCTTGAATCGCCGACTTGTGTTTTGGTTTAACCGAAAAGCAGAATCCTATCATTTCACTACTCGATAGAGTCTCCTCATTCATCCATCGGATAGGACGCCCCATCTATGGACCAAGAGAATAAGATATTGACTTTTTTTACATCTGTAACTACATTCTCACATTTCTTTTTTGATCTCATGACTTTTTATGCAATCGAAAAACGAATGAGATCAGAAAGGCCGTCATTGGGGCAAACAATGCAATAGCTTCGGTGAGAGCAAAGCCCAAAATGGCATAACCAAATGATTGTTTAGCCAATGATGGATTTGACGCCACGGAATGAATCAAAGAACTGAGGATGTTTCCAATACCGACAGCAGCTCCGGCTAAAGCAATTGTAGCAGCTCCGGCACCTATTGATTTAGCACCTTCTAACATCTCGAGTCGAGAAAACACTTTTCTTGTCACGTTTTTCCTTCGCTGTTCTTTCTTGGATTTCTTGTTGATGATTCAAAGTACTTGGGCCTGCACCTCCATAATTTTCAAATATTGGGTTATGCGGACCACTAATTTGATACATATTATCACAATTTGCAAGGCTTGTCACATATTAAAGAAAATGAGTTGTGGATTGAAAATCATCAGGTATAGGTAATCATCAGGTATAGGTATAGGTAGGGGGTCCGTCAACCCTTGTGGGGCTGGGTGGGGTATCCAGAACTACTGGAGCAGCTCCCCCTTGTGGCTGGGGTAGACTCTCAGCAGCTTGGTTTACGCATGGCATGAAAATCTATCTTTAATAATTATGTGCAAAAAGTCTAAAATAGCCTATTGGGGTTCAGTTGGCGAGAAAAGCCTTCTTCCTACATCTCCGAGTAAGGGGTAACCTTTTTCATTAATTCACAGGTAAGGCAAAGTTCTTTCTTTTAAAGAAGCATCTGGTTCCATCTTTCTTTCGTTAGTTAAGCCACCTTTTTCTAAGAAGGATTTTTGTAATTCAGGATTAATAGTACTTAGAATGGCTTTTTCATATTGAGAAATTCTGTCTAGTGGCATTCGATCACAGAAGCCGTTGATAGCAACATAAATCACAACAATTTGTTtttcaattggaagtggttcatattGTGGTTATTTGGGCACTTTTGTAAGCCTTGCACCTGTATTGAGTAATGCCTGAGTCGCAGCATCAAGGTCTGACCCAAATTGAGTGAAGGCGGCCACTTCGCGATATTGTGCCAATTCCAGTTTTGAACTACCGCAGACTTGTTTCATAGCTTTCAACTGAGCGGCAGACCCGACGCGACTGACGGATAAGCCAACGTTAATAGCTGGTCTAATTCCGCGATAAAAGAGCTCTGTTTCCAAACAGATTTGTCCATCTGTAATGGAGATCACATTGGTGGGGATATAGGCCAATACGTCTCCAGCTTGTGTTTCAATCACGGGTAACGCAGTCGAGCTACCTGCACCTGTCTGGTCCGATCGTTTAGCGGCTCTTTCTAAGAGACGGGAATTTAAATAGAAAACATCCCCTGGGAAAGCCTCACGGCCTGGTGGTCGGCGTAACAATAATGACATTTGTCGATATGCCACCGCTGTTTACTTAGATCATCATATATAATTAATGCGTGCATTCCATTATCGCGGAAATATTCCCCCATGGCACACCCTGAATATGGGGCCAGAAATTGCAGAGGAGCAGGACCCGAAGCGGTGGATGCTACAAGAATGGAATATTCCAAAGCATTCGCTTCTGAAAGAATTTGAACTAATTGTGCCATAGTCGAGCGTTTTTGTCCAATCGCAACATAGACACAATACAATGTCTCACTCTCATTTGTGCCCCTTGAGTTCATTTGCTTTTGGTTTAATATATTATCGATAGCTATTGTAGTTTTTCCAGTTTGTCTGTCCCCGATTATAAGTTCTCGTTGACCATGGCCTATAGGAACCAGGCTATCCACTGCTTTTAAGCCTGTTTGCATGGGTTCGTGCACATATTTACGTTCAATAATCCGTGGGGCTTTCACTTCGACACGTCTTCGTTCGTGATCGCTTAGAGCCCCTTTTCCATCAATAGGTACTCCCAAGGCATCGACCACACGGCCTAACATGGCCTTTCCCGCAGGAACATCCACAATAGATCCAGTGCGCTTGACAAGATCTCCTTCTTTAATAGCGGTATCACTATCAAAGACAACAATACCTACATTCTCATTCTCAAGATTTAAGGCGATTCCTTTCACACCGCTGGCAAATTCCACCATTTCTCCTGCTTGAATCTCGTTCAATCCATAAACACGTGCAATCCCATCTCCAACTGAGACCACTCGACCGATCTCATCCACTTGAAAATTCGTGTAAAAGTTGGTCATTCTACTTTCTAATAGAGTCGTGAGTTCCGCAGCTCTGGGTGAGAATTCCATACTTTCACAAATTAGATGGATGATATTTTGAAGGGAGAAATCCGCTTTCAAGAAAAAGATCTTTACTTCACACAATCTCGATTTGAATTATCATTTGGTGAACCGGGCATCTCGGACAAAGACAATAACAAGAAGAGATGGGAAGACCCTTCGCGGTCCAGCTCCCTGGCCTCTACCTTTCTTGCCACCCCTCATAGGGGCCAGCGTACCCATACCGAAAATGATTTACTCTTTTTATGGGCGCTTTCGACTAGGCTCTCGTTAAGGAATCAGCCCAAACAAGACCGAGATTCCCGCGAGAATTGCTACACTGCCTGCAGTGAAATGGCAAGAATCACTTTATACGCTATTTCGAAATCGAATGAATTGAGCAACTGTATTTCCTCAGGTTTCCATTGG
The window above is part of the Triticum aestivum cultivar Chinese Spring chromosome 2A, IWGSC CS RefSeq v2.1, whole genome shotgun sequence genome. Proteins encoded here:
- the LOC123190906 gene encoding ATP synthase subunit 9, mitochondrial-like yields the protein MLEGAKSIGAGAATIALAGAAVGIGNILSSLIHSVASNPSLAKQSFGYAILGFALTEAIALFAPMTAFLISFVFRLHKKS
- the LOC123190905 gene encoding ATP synthase subunit alpha, mitochondrial-like, with the protein product MEFSPRAAELTTLLESRMTNFYTNFQVDEIGRVVSVGDGIARVYGLNEIQAGEMVEFASGVKGIALNLENENVGIVVFDSDTAIKEGDLVKRTGSIVDVPAGKAMLGRVVDALGVPIDGKGALSDHERRRVEVKAPRIIERKYVHEPMQTGLKAVDSLVPIGHGQRELIIGDRQTGKTTIAIDNILNQKQMNSRGTNESETLYCVYVAIGQKRSTMAQLVQILSEANALEYSILVASTASGPAPLQFLAPYSGCAMGEYFRDNGMHALIIYDDLSKQRWHIDKCHYCYADHQAVRLSQGMFSI